Proteins from a genomic interval of Pseudoalteromonas sp. MEBiC 03607:
- a CDS encoding FimV/HubP family polar landmark protein, which translates to MRGLATLFILASALVVTPTYSDEGSTLKGPKGVDYGEQGRSIGPIKPTDTLWRIAAKIRPDNSVSIYQVMQALYDKNPSSFLDQNLNHMRDGAYLKIPTIAEMRAVNPTLAKARSEQDDELWEKKKNGTLTTAEINESQKNVTQARKVDVDEAKQELKQEINTIKAEQGTQLVELQKQFKSSVENVEEILEENNKLKKQLTGISKELETVRDQLGQDSEIQKQLKELIAKQNEIIEQQRAKKIEEDSGFNFSSILSNPFVLGALMFLPALLIIAAVVMFLKKRNSSETDDIDDDEFLPQSPVHTPDDDLDPIVETDPLVPEPSDDDDELSVRLDDDQDMLPDDDIIFDDSIDDSFDDDDSVLNQDELNGLLSDDIEFADESTAGVDDDDLDAFLQQDFDQTDDSLGDEIDLDSEQSDTDLSGDILSADDIDDLFDNDADDSLDDTNEDMAALSEELAEDDFDIDSLIDEQNASADDNQDVDLDDIDDLLDAADEQPTAGNVEAELIDEDDFDIDSLIDDTQAEDDSDDIDSLIEETKNEQPAQQSDIDDLIDEDELDEDDLDASIDDTAEEVEADDLADEQDDDDTFDLDDIDSLIDDVAEQEAPAEEPAVDDLADEQDDDDTFDIDDIDSLIDDVAEQDAPAEEPAVDDLADEQDDDDSLDTDDIDSLIDDVAEQEAPAEELAVDELVDEQDDEDSLDSDDIDSLIDDVAEQEAPAEEPAVDELVDEQDDEDSLDSDDIDSLIDDVAEQEAPAEEPAVDELVDEQDDEDSLDSDDIDSLIDDVAEQDAAAEEPEVDELVDEQDDDDSLVSDDIDSLIDDVAEQDAAAEEPTVDELVDEQDAAAEEPEVDELIDEGDLEESDSEDALEEDDIDSLLDEVEQAQPSSSEDELADSLDMGDLDSLLEEDDDEAVSDDELEQLIQEANELKEDTQAQIDDLSHDDAQSQEHDESLQESLEDLADADQAIDDLNVESVASDLVDIDEALNHEFNEDTDDLLDDEDSLDEFDDPSLKSVDELLSEIGEDEDDYIAAPDWSIDDEPQEDIEEVEIDLGDDPLADDQLTDEFDLGVEDEPLVQDTVTPSQELDEYPELELDDAGFESEDSIDEFQDDLSLQPSQAEQDLANSLAGGNELNQLEEDFDDELLLDNEFTEQDALESEDDLTESNDAMVTSAESELPTAADNSDNLESEAEFELDLDDIELEHEDEADTIADIESEIVGSDDLTTLSDDEIDDDFMADLTQTDFDALLNELAEPDEADIADASEFDVDFNALLNEDLQIENDAQPEPEDNVSAAQEPESTGDEFVDIDSLLEQSDDEALDHEPYDEVDMDVGLSDFNELLAGDNPTDVDAESGGYSAKLDLARAYIEIDDFDAALQAIEDVIENGPEEVQEEALSLKAKIKE; encoded by the coding sequence ATGCGCGGTTTAGCAACACTCTTCATATTAGCGTCTGCATTGGTGGTTACACCGACATACTCTGATGAAGGCTCCACACTTAAAGGCCCTAAAGGGGTCGACTATGGTGAGCAAGGGCGATCAATTGGCCCAATAAAGCCAACTGATACGTTATGGCGTATTGCCGCAAAAATTCGTCCTGATAACTCAGTTTCTATTTATCAAGTCATGCAAGCATTGTATGACAAAAATCCGTCGTCTTTTTTAGACCAAAACCTTAATCATATGCGCGATGGCGCATACCTTAAAATCCCAACAATTGCAGAGATGCGTGCGGTCAATCCCACGTTAGCAAAAGCGCGCTCAGAGCAAGATGATGAATTATGGGAAAAAAAGAAAAATGGCACGTTAACGACTGCTGAAATAAATGAATCACAAAAGAATGTAACGCAGGCTCGTAAAGTCGACGTAGACGAAGCAAAACAAGAGCTTAAACAAGAAATAAATACGATCAAAGCAGAGCAAGGCACTCAGCTTGTTGAGTTGCAAAAGCAATTTAAATCGTCGGTCGAGAATGTAGAAGAAATTTTAGAAGAGAATAACAAACTAAAAAAACAGTTAACGGGTATATCTAAGGAGCTTGAGACTGTTCGTGATCAACTTGGTCAAGACAGTGAAATCCAAAAGCAGCTTAAAGAGCTGATAGCCAAACAAAACGAAATTATAGAGCAGCAAAGAGCAAAAAAGATTGAAGAGGACAGTGGGTTTAATTTTTCGTCTATTCTGAGTAACCCATTTGTTCTCGGTGCTTTAATGTTTCTACCGGCTTTGCTGATAATTGCAGCCGTTGTGATGTTCTTGAAAAAACGCAATAGCAGCGAAACTGATGATATTGATGACGATGAGTTTTTACCGCAAAGCCCTGTCCATACGCCAGATGATGATCTTGATCCAATTGTAGAAACTGATCCACTTGTCCCTGAGCCTTCAGACGATGATGACGAACTAAGTGTCCGATTAGATGACGATCAAGATATGCTGCCAGACGATGATATTATTTTCGACGACAGTATTGATGATAGTTTCGATGACGACGATAGCGTATTAAATCAAGATGAACTAAACGGTTTGCTTAGCGATGATATTGAGTTTGCTGATGAGTCGACAGCGGGCGTTGACGACGATGATTTGGATGCATTTTTACAGCAAGATTTTGACCAAACAGACGATAGTTTAGGTGATGAAATAGATCTGGATAGTGAACAGTCAGATACTGACTTATCTGGCGATATTTTAAGTGCTGACGATATTGATGACTTGTTCGACAATGATGCAGATGATTCACTTGATGATACAAATGAAGATATGGCGGCTCTAAGTGAAGAGCTTGCTGAAGATGATTTTGATATTGATAGTTTAATTGATGAGCAAAATGCGAGTGCAGATGATAATCAAGACGTTGATTTAGATGATATTGATGACTTACTCGATGCTGCCGATGAGCAACCAACAGCAGGCAATGTTGAAGCAGAACTCATTGATGAAGACGATTTCGATATTGATAGTCTAATTGATGATACACAAGCAGAAGACGACTCTGATGATATTGATTCGTTAATAGAAGAAACTAAAAACGAACAGCCTGCACAGCAAAGTGATATTGATGACTTAATTGACGAAGATGAGTTAGACGAAGACGACCTTGATGCGTCAATAGATGATACTGCAGAGGAAGTTGAGGCTGATGATTTAGCCGATGAGCAAGACGATGATGATACGTTTGATCTCGATGATATTGATTCTTTAATCGACGATGTAGCCGAGCAAGAGGCACCAGCAGAAGAGCCTGCGGTTGATGATTTAGCCGATGAGCAAGACGATGACGATACGTTTGATATCGATGACATTGACTCTTTAATCGATGATGTAGCCGAGCAAGATGCACCAGCAGAAGAGCCTGCGGTTGATGATTTAGCCGATGAGCAAGACGATGACGATAGCCTTGATACCGATGATATTGACTCTTTAATCGACGATGTAGCCGAGCAAGAGGCTCCAGCTGAAGAGCTTGCGGTTGATGAGCTAGTCGACGAGCAAGACGATGAAGATAGCCTTGATAGCGATGATATTGACTCTTTAATCGACGATGTAGCTGAGCAAGAGGCTCCAGCTGAAGAGCCTGCGGTTGATGAGCTAGTCGATGAGCAAGACGATGAAGATAGCCTTGATAGCGATGATATTGACTCTTTAATCGACGATGTAGCCGAGCAAGAGGCTCCAGCTGAAGAGCCTGCGGTTGATGAGCTAGTCGATGAGCAAGACGATGAGGATAGCCTTGATAGCGATGACATTGACTCTTTAATCGACGATGTAGCCGAGCAAGATGCAGCAGCTGAAGAGCCTGAGGTTGATGAGCTAGTCGACGAGCAAGACGATGACGATAGCCTTGTTAGCGATGACATTGACTCTTTAATTGACGATGTAGCCGAGCAAGATGCAGCAGCTGAAGAGCCTACGGTTGATGAGCTAGTCGACGAGCAAGATGCAGCAGCTGAAGAGCCTGAGGTTGATGAATTAATCGACGAAGGTGATCTTGAAGAAAGTGATTCAGAAGATGCACTTGAAGAAGACGATATAGATTCTTTACTTGATGAAGTTGAACAAGCACAGCCAAGCAGTTCTGAGGACGAGTTAGCTGACTCTTTAGATATGGGCGACTTAGACTCACTACTGGAAGAAGATGATGATGAAGCTGTTTCAGATGATGAGCTTGAACAGTTAATTCAAGAGGCTAATGAACTTAAAGAAGATACACAAGCTCAGATAGATGACTTAAGTCATGATGATGCCCAAAGCCAAGAACACGATGAGAGTTTACAAGAGTCACTAGAAGATCTAGCTGATGCAGACCAAGCAATAGACGACTTGAATGTTGAGTCAGTGGCTTCTGATTTAGTCGATATTGATGAAGCGCTCAATCACGAGTTTAACGAAGACACCGATGATCTACTAGATGACGAAGATTCACTGGATGAATTTGATGATCCATCACTAAAAAGTGTTGATGAATTATTAAGTGAAATAGGTGAAGACGAAGATGATTATATAGCAGCTCCGGATTGGTCTATTGATGATGAACCTCAAGAAGATATTGAAGAGGTTGAAATAGATTTAGGTGACGATCCTCTTGCCGATGATCAACTAACAGATGAATTTGACCTAGGCGTTGAAGATGAGCCTCTCGTTCAAGACACAGTTACACCGAGTCAAGAACTTGATGAATACCCTGAACTTGAGTTAGATGATGCTGGTTTTGAGTCAGAAGACTCAATTGATGAGTTCCAAGATGATTTATCTTTACAGCCAAGTCAGGCAGAGCAAGACCTTGCAAATTCACTGGCGGGCGGTAATGAACTTAATCAGTTAGAGGAAGACTTTGACGATGAGTTGTTGCTAGATAATGAGTTTACTGAGCAAGATGCTCTAGAATCTGAAGATGACTTAACAGAGTCAAATGATGCAATGGTTACAAGTGCAGAGTCTGAGCTGCCGACAGCTGCAGATAATAGCGATAACCTTGAGAGCGAAGCGGAGTTTGAGCTAGACCTTGACGATATTGAGCTTGAACATGAAGACGAAGCTGACACCATCGCAGACATTGAATCAGAAATTGTGGGCAGTGATGACTTAACTACGTTATCTGATGATGAAATCGACGATGATTTCATGGCTGATTTAACTCAAACAGACTTTGATGCGCTGCTAAATGAGCTAGCAGAGCCAGATGAAGCCGACATTGCAGATGCCAGTGAGTTTGATGTTGATTTTAACGCACTGTTAAATGAAGACTTGCAGATTGAAAACGACGCACAGCCAGAGCCTGAGGATAATGTATCAGCAGCTCAAGAGCCTGAGTCTACAGGCGATGAGTTTGTTGATATTGACTCGTTACTTGAGCAAAGCGACGATGAAGCATTAGACCATGAACCTTACGATGAGGTTGATATGGATGTAGGGCTTAGTGATTTTAATGAATTACTCGCAGGTGACAACCCAACAGATGTTGATGCCGAAAGTGGCGGATACTCAGCAAAACTAGACCTTGCAAGGGCATATATTGAAATCGACGACTTTGATGCTGCATTACAAGCCATTGAAGATGTGATCGAAAATGGTCCAGAAGAAGTGCAAGAAGAAGCACTTTCGTTAAAGGCGAAGATTAAAGAGTAA
- a CDS encoding M28 family metallopeptidase has translation MTTHLKYASLALAIGLFGCSEQSTSSADEPSEKNLEAVNIENVRSHIKTLASDEFLGRGPLTEGETLTINYLADEYKKLGLSGSFNGEFLQPVTMAKLTPDQNMTLQVGDLSFNAGSDFTARTQQINPEINIDGSDVVFVGYGINAPEYNWDDFADIDVKDKTIIVLVNDPGFATQDESLFTGNAMTYYGRWTYKYEEGARQGAKAVFIVHETAPAAYPWSVVESSNTGSKYTLIDQDKNASDIPVMGWIDEQAANEIFAQAGLDYQTEKANALKADFKPVDLKAKAALTLKSDISQAQSHNVVATLKGSETPDEYIVIGAHWDHFGTKQTDEGVKIYNGAVDNASGSAATVEIARILTEMHEKKPFKRSIIFANFTAEETGLIGSEQFATGEIVPTKQMVALLNIDGMNVLDGVDYILQYGKGMSEMEDYLADAAKAQGRHVKMDPRPQNGLFFRSDHFSLAKQGVPSLLFMSLGDTDPDYIAHKYHKEADDYSPQWSMGGVKQDIELIVDIAAKLANNGDWPKWKAESDFKARRLQDKQ, from the coding sequence ATGACAACTCACTTAAAATACGCAAGTTTAGCGCTTGCCATTGGTTTATTCGGTTGCTCCGAGCAATCAACATCAAGCGCTGATGAGCCAAGCGAAAAAAACCTTGAAGCCGTTAATATTGAGAATGTACGCTCACATATTAAAACCCTCGCCTCAGATGAATTCTTAGGCCGCGGTCCTTTAACTGAAGGCGAAACGCTCACTATTAACTATTTAGCCGATGAATATAAAAAACTCGGCTTAAGCGGTAGTTTTAATGGCGAGTTTTTACAGCCAGTTACTATGGCAAAACTCACCCCAGATCAAAACATGACCTTACAAGTGGGTGATTTAAGCTTTAATGCTGGCAGTGATTTTACCGCTCGTACTCAACAGATTAACCCTGAGATCAACATTGATGGCTCTGATGTTGTGTTTGTTGGCTATGGCATTAATGCACCTGAATACAACTGGGATGACTTTGCCGATATTGATGTAAAAGACAAAACAATTATCGTGCTTGTTAATGATCCAGGTTTTGCCACCCAAGACGAATCACTTTTCACTGGAAATGCCATGACCTACTACGGTCGTTGGACTTACAAATATGAAGAAGGTGCACGCCAAGGCGCAAAAGCGGTATTTATCGTTCACGAAACAGCCCCTGCTGCTTATCCTTGGAGTGTAGTAGAAAGCTCGAACACGGGTAGTAAATACACTTTAATTGACCAAGATAAAAATGCTTCTGACATCCCTGTAATGGGCTGGATTGATGAGCAGGCGGCAAATGAAATATTTGCTCAAGCGGGTCTTGATTATCAAACCGAAAAGGCCAACGCACTAAAAGCTGATTTTAAACCTGTCGACTTAAAAGCGAAAGCAGCCCTAACACTGAAAAGTGATATCTCTCAAGCACAATCACATAACGTTGTTGCAACGCTTAAAGGTAGCGAAACCCCTGATGAGTACATTGTAATTGGTGCACACTGGGATCATTTTGGTACCAAGCAAACTGATGAAGGCGTGAAAATCTACAATGGTGCTGTTGATAACGCATCAGGTAGCGCAGCAACGGTAGAAATAGCCCGTATTCTTACTGAAATGCATGAGAAAAAACCATTTAAACGCTCGATTATCTTTGCCAACTTTACGGCTGAAGAAACTGGGCTTATTGGTTCTGAGCAATTCGCTACTGGCGAAATTGTACCAACCAAGCAAATGGTCGCACTGCTTAATATTGATGGTATGAACGTACTTGATGGCGTTGACTACATATTACAATACGGTAAAGGCATGTCTGAAATGGAAGACTACCTTGCAGATGCAGCGAAAGCACAAGGTCGTCATGTAAAAATGGACCCTCGTCCTCAAAATGGATTGTTCTTCCGCTCTGATCACTTCTCACTGGCTAAACAAGGCGTGCCAAGTTTATTATTTATGAGCTTAGGTGATACTGATCCTGATTATATCGCCCATAAATATCACAAAGAAGCTGACGACTATTCACCCCAATGGTCTATGGGTGGTGTTAAGCAAGATATCGAACTGATCGTTGATATTGCAGCCAAACTTGCTAATAACGGTGACTGGCCAAAATGGAAAGCTGAGTCTGATTTCAAAGCGCGTCGTTTGCAAGACAAGCAATAA
- a CDS encoding MBL fold metallo-hydrolase — MNNQLAAEGVSDNSHSAQLADGKFHNSAEVERPSFKKTLAIFKRFITEKKIDAEPKGELPMHCVSHAQLERLSNDTVHFVKLGHSSILAKVYGEYWLFDPVFSERASPFSFMGPKRFQPTPISIAELPNIAKVFISHNHYDHLDKAAIKQLVDKTDSFYVPLGVENDLKKWGVDEQKVHSFDWWQEQNMANSQIVFTPTQHFSGRGLTDGNKTLWGSWAIKVNDKRFYFSGDSGYFAGFKEIGNRYGPFDITFIETGAYDKDWADIHMTPEQSVQAHLDLQGDIMVPVHNGTFDLAFHAWYDPLKRVTKKAQQEHVPLSTPLVGEVFKIQDNAVDKAWW, encoded by the coding sequence ATGAATAATCAATTAGCTGCTGAAGGCGTGAGTGATAACAGCCACTCTGCGCAACTGGCTGATGGCAAGTTCCACAATAGTGCTGAAGTAGAAAGACCCAGCTTTAAGAAAACGTTAGCTATCTTCAAACGCTTCATTACTGAAAAGAAAATTGATGCAGAGCCAAAGGGCGAGCTGCCTATGCACTGTGTTTCTCATGCTCAGCTTGAGCGTTTATCAAATGACACAGTGCATTTTGTAAAGCTAGGTCACTCCTCTATTTTAGCGAAAGTGTATGGCGAATACTGGCTATTTGATCCGGTATTTTCAGAGCGCGCTTCGCCTTTTTCATTCATGGGTCCAAAGCGCTTTCAACCAACACCAATTAGTATTGCAGAACTACCAAACATTGCTAAAGTGTTTATTTCGCACAACCATTATGATCACTTAGATAAAGCAGCAATTAAACAGCTTGTTGATAAAACAGATTCTTTTTATGTGCCATTAGGAGTCGAAAACGACCTTAAAAAATGGGGCGTTGATGAACAAAAAGTCCATAGTTTTGATTGGTGGCAAGAGCAAAATATGGCAAATAGCCAAATTGTATTTACACCAACCCAGCACTTCTCTGGTCGAGGTTTAACAGACGGCAATAAAACCCTTTGGGGTTCATGGGCTATTAAAGTAAATGACAAGCGCTTTTATTTTAGCGGTGACTCGGGATATTTTGCTGGCTTTAAAGAAATTGGTAATCGTTATGGGCCGTTTGATATTACTTTTATAGAAACCGGTGCTTATGACAAAGATTGGGCTGATATTCACATGACACCAGAGCAATCTGTACAAGCTCATCTCGATTTACAAGGTGATATCATGGTGCCAGTGCATAATGGTACTTTCGATTTAGCATTTCATGCTTGGTATGACCCCCTCAAGCGTGTCACCAAAAAAGCACAACAGGAGCACGTACCGCTAAGTACCCCACTTGTTGGTGAGGTATTTAAAATTCAAGATAACGCAGTTGATAAAGCGTGGTGGTAA
- a CDS encoding TetR/AcrR family transcriptional regulator, whose product MKLSQRKRLDILNAAETLFFQQGVEHTSMDQVASLAGASKRTVYNHFENKDVLFQAILVFMFEKVRQEQAVVFDATLPIAEQLTRIAEQEVALLTSEEFLKVAKVAFMQMLQQPDLAKSLASNNMGCMHDLVTFLEAGVQAQVLAIDDVEFAAKQFVYQLKSLIFYPLLYGFERQEGDSDNKVISETVKMFLARYGR is encoded by the coding sequence ATGAAATTATCACAGAGAAAACGATTAGATATTTTGAATGCAGCTGAAACATTGTTTTTTCAGCAGGGTGTTGAGCATACAAGTATGGATCAGGTTGCAAGCTTAGCGGGTGCCTCAAAGCGTACCGTATACAATCACTTTGAAAATAAAGATGTGTTGTTTCAAGCCATTCTAGTGTTTATGTTTGAAAAAGTTCGCCAAGAGCAAGCGGTTGTATTTGATGCTACTTTACCAATTGCAGAGCAGTTAACACGTATTGCCGAGCAAGAAGTGGCACTTTTGACCTCTGAAGAATTTTTAAAAGTAGCGAAAGTCGCCTTTATGCAAATGTTACAGCAGCCCGATTTAGCAAAATCATTAGCGAGTAACAACATGGGCTGTATGCACGACCTAGTGACGTTTTTAGAAGCAGGTGTGCAAGCACAGGTTTTAGCTATTGATGATGTTGAGTTTGCAGCAAAACAATTTGTGTATCAGTTAAAGTCTCTGATCTTTTATCCGTTGCTGTATGGCTTTGAGCGCCAAGAAGGCGACTCAGATAACAAAGTAATAAGCGAAACAGTAAAAATGTTCTTAGCGCGTTATGGGCGCTGA
- the lipA gene encoding lipoyl synthase, translated as MNKPVKMEPGVKLRDAEKMALIPVKVLPTEKNEMLRKPEWLKIRLPKSTERIDGIKQAMRKHGLHSVCEEASCPNLSECFNHGTATFMILGAICTRRCPFCDVAHGRPLKPDAAEPEKLALTIKDMKLSYVVITSVDRDDLRDGGAQHFADCIREIRKHNPEITIEILVPDFRGRMDRALDILIETPPDVFNHNLETAPRLYKLARPGADYKWSLELLRRFKEAHPNVKTKSGLMVGLGEEISEIEEVLRDLREHNVDMLTVGQYLQPSKHHLPVKRYVPPAEFDALKDYADEIGFTHAACGPFVRSSYHADQQAAGKEVK; from the coding sequence ATGAATAAACCAGTCAAAATGGAACCAGGCGTAAAACTGCGTGATGCAGAAAAAATGGCACTGATCCCAGTTAAAGTTTTACCGACTGAAAAAAACGAAATGTTGCGTAAGCCAGAGTGGCTAAAAATTCGCTTACCTAAATCAACTGAACGTATTGATGGTATTAAACAAGCGATGCGTAAACATGGTTTGCACTCAGTTTGTGAAGAGGCTTCGTGCCCTAACCTATCTGAATGTTTCAATCACGGTACAGCAACCTTCATGATCTTAGGGGCTATTTGTACTCGTCGTTGTCCGTTCTGTGATGTTGCTCACGGTCGTCCATTAAAGCCTGATGCAGCTGAACCTGAAAAGCTAGCGCTTACTATTAAAGACATGAAGCTAAGCTATGTTGTAATCACCTCTGTAGACCGTGATGATCTACGTGATGGTGGTGCACAACACTTCGCTGACTGTATTCGTGAAATTCGTAAGCACAACCCAGAGATCACGATTGAAATTCTAGTACCTGACTTCCGTGGTCGCATGGACAGAGCCCTTGATATCTTAATCGAGACACCACCAGATGTGTTTAACCACAACCTAGAAACAGCACCGCGTTTATACAAATTAGCGCGTCCAGGTGCTGACTATAAGTGGTCACTTGAGTTATTACGTCGCTTTAAAGAAGCACATCCGAATGTGAAAACGAAGTCTGGCTTGATGGTAGGTCTAGGTGAAGAAATTAGCGAAATCGAAGAAGTGTTACGTGACTTACGCGAGCATAACGTTGATATGCTAACAGTAGGCCAATACTTACAACCTTCAAAGCACCACTTACCTGTTAAACGCTACGTGCCGCCAGCTGAGTTTGATGCATTAAAAGACTATGCAGACGAAATTGGCTTTACACATGCAGCCTGTGGCCCATTTGTTCGCTCAAGCTACCATGCTGACCAACAAGCAGCTGGTAAAGAAGTAAAATAA
- the lipB gene encoding lipoyl(octanoyl) transferase LipB has translation MSERELIVRQLGRQRYMPIWQKMQSFTDTRDEHTADEIWLVEHEPVFTQGQAGKAEHLLNTGDIEVIQVDRGGQVTYHGPGQQMMYVLFNLRRLNIGVRELVTWLEECIIDTLKDYDIDAYAKADAPGVYVNDSKVASLGLRVRRGCSFHGLALNVNMDLSPFLRINPCGYAGMNMVQTTDLNGPQNLEQAGAGLVKHMIKKLNATVVKHTEGFETNE, from the coding sequence GTGAGCGAAAGAGAATTAATCGTTCGTCAATTAGGTCGTCAGCGTTACATGCCAATTTGGCAAAAAATGCAATCTTTTACCGACACCCGTGATGAGCACACAGCCGATGAAATTTGGCTTGTAGAGCACGAGCCAGTATTTACTCAAGGTCAAGCTGGTAAAGCTGAGCACTTATTAAATACCGGTGATATCGAAGTGATCCAAGTAGACCGCGGGGGTCAAGTAACCTACCACGGGCCAGGTCAGCAAATGATGTATGTACTGTTCAACTTACGTCGTTTAAACATTGGTGTAAGAGAGCTGGTAACTTGGCTTGAAGAGTGCATTATCGACACGTTAAAAGACTACGACATTGATGCTTACGCCAAAGCGGATGCACCGGGTGTCTATGTTAACGATAGTAAAGTTGCCTCATTGGGCTTACGAGTTCGTCGCGGCTGCTCATTCCATGGTTTAGCACTGAATGTAAATATGGACTTGAGTCCGTTTTTACGTATCAACCCATGCGGCTATGCAGGCATGAACATGGTGCAAACAACTGACCTTAATGGTCCGCAAAACCTCGAGCAAGCAGGTGCAGGGCTTGTAAAACACATGATTAAAAAGCTTAATGCTACTGTGGTTAAGCACACTGAAGGGTTTGAAACGAATGAATAA
- the ybeD gene encoding DUF493 family protein YbeD, whose amino-acid sequence MVQPVKDTKFDEYLDFPCPFTFKIMGLANVNLTDQILEKLQPIAPGDYAPKVKPSSKGNYESVTLVATVTSKEHIEEIYNVISNIDDVRHML is encoded by the coding sequence GTGGTTCAACCTGTAAAAGATACTAAGTTTGATGAGTATTTAGATTTCCCTTGCCCATTTACATTTAAAATCATGGGCTTAGCAAACGTAAATCTAACAGACCAGATCCTAGAAAAGCTGCAACCAATTGCACCAGGCGATTATGCGCCAAAGGTAAAACCAAGCAGCAAAGGTAATTACGAGTCAGTCACGCTTGTGGCAACCGTTACAAGTAAAGAGCACATTGAAGAAATCTATAACGTGATCAGCAACATCGATGACGTACGTCACATGCTATAG
- a CDS encoding serine hydrolase, with the protein MKSIKYKILSGVCGLVCTASVFSATAQIIPAPPQVNAKGYFLVDFTTGKVIAEGEADTKLAPASLTKMMTSYVIGTEIKAGNISPTDMVTVSEKAWAKNFPESSKMFIEVGKQISVDDLNHGIIIQSGNDACVAMAEHIAGSESAFADLMNAHAEKLGMTNSHFVNSHGLDTNEHFTTPRDMATLGAALIRDVPAEYEVYAKKSFTFNGIKQYNRNSLLWDESMNVDGIKTGHTSEAGYSLVSSATKDDMRLIAVVMGAESERARKVESKKLLNYGFRFFETITPYQAGDSFAEQRIWMGNKENVSLGILEDTPITIPRGQRKNLKANFELDKTLEAPLAKGSKVGTLFLQLDGEEIAQYPLVTLEEVEEGSFFSKIYDYLRLQIM; encoded by the coding sequence ATGAAATCTATAAAATATAAAATCTTAAGTGGCGTTTGTGGCCTTGTTTGCACAGCGAGTGTATTTTCAGCAACAGCCCAAATCATTCCTGCCCCACCACAAGTTAATGCGAAAGGTTATTTCTTGGTTGATTTCACCACAGGTAAGGTCATTGCTGAAGGCGAAGCCGATACCAAGCTGGCACCTGCCAGTCTAACCAAGATGATGACCAGTTACGTCATCGGTACTGAAATTAAAGCCGGCAATATCTCACCAACAGACATGGTCACCGTGAGTGAAAAAGCGTGGGCAAAAAACTTTCCTGAATCATCAAAAATGTTCATCGAAGTGGGTAAGCAAATCAGTGTTGACGACCTTAACCACGGTATCATTATCCAATCAGGCAATGATGCGTGCGTAGCAATGGCTGAACACATTGCTGGTAGCGAAAGTGCATTTGCTGATTTAATGAATGCTCACGCTGAAAAGTTAGGCATGACAAACAGCCATTTCGTAAATAGTCACGGATTAGATACTAACGAGCACTTCACAACGCCACGTGATATGGCCACTCTTGGTGCTGCACTTATTCGCGATGTACCAGCTGAATACGAAGTATACGCTAAAAAATCATTCACTTTTAACGGTATTAAACAATATAACCGCAACTCTCTATTATGGGATGAAAGCATGAACGTAGACGGTATCAAAACCGGTCACACGTCAGAGGCGGGTTATAGTCTAGTGAGCTCAGCGACTAAAGACGATATGCGTTTAATCGCTGTAGTAATGGGCGCCGAAAGCGAGCGTGCTCGTAAAGTTGAAAGTAAAAAATTACTAAACTACGGTTTCCGTTTCTTTGAAACGATTACACCATATCAAGCAGGTGACAGCTTCGCAGAGCAACGTATTTGGATGGGTAACAAAGAAAATGTTTCACTGGGTATTTTAGAAGATACGCCAATCACCATCCCACGTGGTCAGCGTAAAAACTTAAAAGCGAACTTTGAGCTTGATAAAACTCTAGAAGCTCCACTTGCCAAAGGTAGTAAAGTTGGCACCTTATTCTTGCAACTGGATGGTGAAGAAATCGCTCAATATCCGTTAGTTACACTTGAAGAAGTAGAAGAAGGCAGCTTCTTCAGCAAGATCTACGATTACTTACGTTTACAGATCATGTAA